CGGCCTCGCCCGCGCCCACCGCCCAGTCGCTCGCCGCCGCCGCGCCCGACCTTCCTCGTCCGCTCGCCGAGCTGGCGCTCAAGGCCTACGCGCGCGCCAGGGAGCGCGGGGACGTGAAGCGCGACGTGCTCGCGGTCATCGACTACTCCAGGCCCTCCACCGAGAAGCGGCTCTGGGTCTTCGATCTCGACTCGGGCGCGCTGCTCTTCCACGAGCTCGTGGCGCATGGCCGCGGCTCGGGTGACAACCTCGCCACGCGCTTCTCCAACCGGCCGCACAGCCTGTCGTCGAGCCTGGGCTTGTACGCCACGGGCGACACCTACCTGGGCAAGCACGGCACCTCG
This genomic interval from Deltaproteobacteria bacterium contains the following:
- a CDS encoding murein L,D-transpeptidase catalytic domain family protein; translated protein: MWAMLPIVASLMLAASPAPTAQSLAAAAPDLPRPLAELALKAYARARERGDVKRDVLAVIDYSRPSTEKRLWVFDLDSGALLFHELVAHGRGSGDNLATRFSNRPHSLSSSLGLYATGDTYLGKHGTSLKLLGLEPGVNDQAEPRAVVIHGAEYVSDAFAKVHGRLGRSWGCPAVAATIAPKLIDALRGGAAVFAYYPDATWLSHSAFLN